A stretch of Brassica napus cultivar Da-Ae chromosome C6, Da-Ae, whole genome shotgun sequence DNA encodes these proteins:
- the LOC125589092 gene encoding uncharacterized protein At4g22758-like, translated as MLLYNKQKKNAKGNRILISVTVLGSAGPIRFVAYEDDLVASVIDTALKCYAREGRLPLLGSDFNDFLLYCPMVGPEALSAWNAIGSLGARNFTLCKKPEEKKVVKEGNGARKGGSFKAWINKSFSLKVSTH; from the exons ATGTTGCTCTACAACAAGCAGAAGAAGAACGCTAAAGGAAACCGGATCCTCATCAGCGTAACCGTTCTCGGTAGCGCTGGTCCGATCCGGTTCGTTGCTTACGAAGATGATCTCGTCGCTTCGGTTATCGACACTGCTCTCAAGTGCTACGCTCGCGAAGGTCGTCTCCCTCTCCTCGGATCCGACTTCAATGACTTTCTCCTCTACTGTCCCATGGTTGGACCTGAAG CTTTGAGCGCGTGGAACGCAATTGGGTCGCTTGGTGCGAGGAACTTTACTCTGTGTAAGAAACCAGAGGAGAAGAAGGTGGTTAAGGAAGGTAATGGAGCGAGGAAAGGAGGAAGCTTTAAAGCTTGGATCAACAAGTCCTTCAGCCTCAAAGTCTCCACCCATTaa